From the Sphingobacteruim zhuxiongii genome, the window CTAACGATCCCCCAATTCCGCTATCGGAAGCGACTATCTCTATTAAGGGGTCGGGGAGATCCTTGAAAACTGAAAAGAATGGAAATTTCAATCTAAATGATGTTCCCATCGGAAGTATTTTGGTTGTCACATACACCGGATTCAAAACACAAGAAGTTCCAGTACATCGAGATTACAACAATTTGATTATATCTCTAGTTCGAGATCTCAATGAGATGGAGCAAGTTGTTGTAACTGGTGTCGCCAAACAGAAAGTAAAAGAGATTGCAAGCTCCGTGAGTACTGTCGATATGGAGAATGTGGTCAATAAACCGGTTACTCAACTTTCCCAAGCCTTGCAGGGCGGAACGACAGGGATTAGTGTCAATCAATCGTCGGGCGTAGTGGGGAGTGAACAATCAGCGATTCGTATACGTGGGGTCGCGACTATGGGGAATGCTGACCCCTTAGTATTAGTTGACGGCGTGCCATTCGATATGAATAATTTGGACCCAAACTCCGTGGCGAGCATAAGTGTACTTAAAGATGCTGCCGCAGCCTCAATGTATGGCTCTCGAGGTGCTAATGGGGTAATCTTGATTACAACTAAGCGTGGTGTAGCCGGACGAATAAACGTCGATTATAACGGCTATTATGGGGTTCAAAAGCAATCTATCGTGCCGAATCTAGTTGATGGACCCGTGTATATGCGCGCCATGAATCAGTTAAATGAAAACATGGGCTCAAACCCTGCTTTCTCAGAGGGGGCAATTGACTCCACTGCGAGAGGGTTAGATCCTCTTTTGTACCCAAATACAAATTGGTGGGATCTGACCATGCGGGAGTCTATTCCTATTCAGCAGCATTCCGTTTTGTTGTCTGGTGGTAACACGGCCTCTCGATTTGTAATCAATATCAACCATCTCGAGCAAAGTGGTCAGATCAAGAATTTGGGTGTTAATAATCCGTCAAAATATTCAAGAACTAGTGCGCGTATAAACTCTACGGTCGATTTGACGCGTAACATTATGATTTATACAGACTTATTTGCTTCTCGTTCGCAGCAAGCGGAGCCTTATGTAAATGGTTCCGGACGAGCAACGGGATATCTGCAAGATAAAATCTATGCTGCACCGCCAACAGTTGTCGGCAAATATCCTTTTCCAGGAGGTACAGTACCAGGTTACATTCGTCCCGGTACTGAATTCTATGGGAATTTTGGAGAAGCTTGGAATCCCGTTGGTGTTTTAGAACAAGGCGGTACAATCGGAAGAACGCGTGATGAAGCAATTCTAAATATACGGCCTCAATGGCAGATATCACCCAATTGGAGTGCTAGCGGACAAGTAAGTTATACGGTAGCCTCTGGACTCGATATCACTAATCAAGACGCTTATACATTCTTTGACTATTATTCTTTTACTCAGGTCGGCTCATATGGCTTAACCAAGGGTAGCAGCCTGACCGGTAGGAATAGTTACTTCTATTGGGGTGGAAATGTAGAATATAAAGCAAACATAGGGGCCGATAAAAAGCACAATGTAAATGCGATTTTAGGGTATACGCAGGAGTTGCGAAATCCAGGTCAAGAAAATACGAGTGCTTATTTCGATTTTGTCGCCCTACAGTCTTATTCTTTTAAAGGAATCTATAGTTATGATGAGAAATATCTTTTGGAAGTGGGTATGCGTAGAGATGGTTCCTCACTATTTGGACCGGGGAATAAGTGGGGTAATTTCCCATCAGTTGCTGTAGGTTGGAATATTGATCAGGAAGCCTTCATGGATGGGCAAGATTGGCTTATGGCATGGAAGTTAAGAGCTTCCTATGGTATTTTGGGAAATAACCGTGTGCGTCCTTATTTGTACCAAACAACACTCAATGGAAATGGTACGGTGGCGTCGCATGGGAATGCAAATCTGCGTTGGGAGAAGTTAAATCAGTTCAACATCGGAACCGACTTGAGCTTGAAAGCAGGCTTAGATATTACCGTTGAGTGGTATAACAAAAACTCAGAAGATTTATTACTTACTGCCGACCCGTTGTACTCGAGTGCGATCGGTGTAAATTCTGCTGGTGGAGGCAATAGCCCTACATTTAATGCTGCATCAGCAAATGTCAAAGGTTTAGATGCAAGTATCAAATATTTTAAATCATGGGATAATCGCTTTGGTTTAAATCTCAGTTTAGGTTATAGCACGCTATCAAGTAAAGTGTTGTCGGTTGGTGAAAGCAATACTCCGATTATTTCTGGAAATACAATCTTAATGGTAGGTGGCGCATTACGTGAGTTTTATGGGTATCGTAGCCAAGGATTGTTGCAACAAGCGGATATTGATAATGAAAACATTCCGAAATTGTCTGGAGCAATAAACGCTGGCGATATAAAATATATCGATAAAAATGGAGATGGTAAGATTGATGCGAATGATAGAGTGCCCTTAGGTACAACCCAACCCACAAAGGTTGTCTTCGGGAATATTGGGTTTAATGCAAAAGGTTTTGACTTTGATATGCTTGTTAATTATCAAGCAGGAAGTCCAATTTTCTATCAAGGTGCATTTGCGAATCCCTTTAGCACGAATCCGAGGATAACGCCTCAAGAGGAGCAGATGGATACTTGGGCTCCCGAAAATACGGGCGCAAGCTTGCCGCGCTTTTCTACCGCTGGAGTTGTCTTTTCAGATTTTTGGCAAGAGAAAGGCGATTTTGTGCGCATACGATACATGCAATTGGGATATACGCTCCCTGAGAGCTGGTTGTCAAATGCCCGTATAAAATCAACAAGAGTATATTTCAATGCGCAAAATCCATTCACATTCTCGGACATTAAAATGATTGATCCTGAGACCGCACGTTCGAGTGTGAGCACTGAAAATATTGCTCCGTTAAAAATTTATACGTTCGGTCTATCCGTAAAATTCTAATTAATTGTTAGCACTTTTTAAAGTTTAGAACATGAAAAAATCAAAGATTATTACGACCATATTAGTTTCAACAAGTGTTTTGCTTAGCGGTTGCGAAAAATTTCTCATTCGCGATAATCCCACGGGGATAACAGATGATAGATTCTGGCGTGTAGAAAGCGATTTGACCAGCTATCTTGAAACAATTTATAATAATGCAATTCCTGCAGGGGCGCTAATTACGGATGGTGGAACCTATCAAGCAAACTCATTGATGCAAATGTCAGGGATAACTGACGAAGGCGTGTCCAGAGCAAATTTTGGATCTTGGCAAAACTTCCCAATTGGTTTATTGACCCCGAGTGACGGATATATTAGTGATGTTTATCGATATAATTATGCAAATATATCCGATTGCAGTCGAATCTTGGAAAACTATCAGAACGTTTATATCGCTAATGACGAGCTAAAAAAGAGGTATGCTGCAGAAGCAAGGGCGTTAAGAGCGTATGCACATCTGAAGTTATATGAATTCTTTGGCGTCGTACCGATTGTTGATCACAGTATTAAGTTTTCGGACGAAGACGCTAAGAATCTGCCGCGGCCAACCGAAGCTGACTTAGTAGCCTTTATTTCGCGCGAATTGGATGAAGCAGCGAAAGATCTGCCGACAAGCTATAACGTTGATCAAGCCTATAGAATGAGTCGCGGAGCCTGTCACGCACTACAAGTAAGGCTATATATGAATAATAAAAATTACCCTAAGGCAATTGAATACGCAAAGAAGCTTATCGATTTGAATGTTTACCAATTATGGAAATCGAATAGCAGTAAGAATAGCTATGCCAGTCTTTTTTCATATGATGCGCAAAACAATTCAGAGCGCATTTTATTTCGACGAGCTGGAAACAAGGGGATAGCAGGGCGCATGGGGCCAGCATCTGTTGTAGCAAATGGACAAGCAACGATATCGGCAACTGGTGCTTTAATTAATACCTATGAGACCAAGCAAGGGAAGAACCTGAATGAATTGCCTGCAGACAGTATAGCGATTTATAAAAAGACACCGAACTACAATAATAATAGAGATCCAAGGCTTTCAACCTCCGTACTGCTGCCGGGAGCTCGATTTGTTCGCCCGTACGATCCCTTTAATAATGCAACCGACCTGGTCGGTAAGACGTTTGCAACGGTTACGGGAGCATTGTGTACAAAGTATCTACAAGAAGAGGATTATAACAAAGGGTTTGGCGGCGCAACTATAAATTTTATGGTGATAAGATATGCTGAAATTTTGTTAAGCTATGTTGAGGCGCTAGTAGAGTCTGGTGATTGGCAGAATCCCGATGTGAAGAAATATCTTAATGAAATTAGAAATAGAGCAGGTTTACCGACCTACAATGAAGCTATCTATAATTCACAAGCAAAAATTCGTGAGTTATATCGAAGAGAACGATTTTTGGAGCTCGCATTTGAAGGAACAAGATTGATTGATATTCGTCGGTGGCGAATTGGTACGGAAGTGTTGAACGGTCCGGCATATGGCTTGATCGATCCCAAAACAAATGAAGTAGTGAAAGTTGAAGATCGTGTGTTTGATGCAAATCGGGATTATCTATGGCCAATCCCTCAAACAGAAATCAACAACAATACAGGATTAAATGGTCAGAATAACCCTGGCTGGTAGTTCGATTTAATCTTGTTAATTTAATGCTCGACATTGGCAAAAAAGGCGCTAGAAGTAGCGCCTTTTGTAATCCAGTTGAAACGAATTTTAATATTCAATAGGGTTATATAAACTTTAGGTCGATATATAATTCGAATTAGTGTCTCGAAAGCTTGAAAGCAACTTCAATGCGATTGATTTGATCTAAGTGTCTTATTATATGGTTGATAAGAAACTGAAATGTGTCGCCTAGATTAAGACTTAAAAAACTAGAAATGGAAGTGCGAATTTTTATTTTGTTCAAACTTACATGTCTTGATTTGATCAGAAGATCTAATAGCCTTATTTGTTGATCAATAAAATTGTCAATCACATCAATATTAAGACTCGCGTTTATTGGGTTTTTGTTTTTAAATGTTTTAATTTTCTTTGTTTTATTCTTTGGCAGAATACTTTTTGCAAAATATCCACCTAGAAGGCCACTTTTAAATTGGATATCACTCGTTGTATTAGAGTTTTTAATCTCCATTTCTATTTGTGGTAGATAGAATTGGCCATATAAATTTAGATGTTCCAAACATTCTAAAATGTTCCATGAATTTTCGCTTTCCCGCCATTTTAAACTATCCAATTCATAAAATTTCAACTTTTCGACCTTATTTATGATCAGTCGAACGTCGTCTATAAGTGATTGAATCAATGTCTCAGTATTCATACTGTAATATTTTAAAGGTTAAGAATAAATAAGGTAATTGTAGTTGATCAAAGAACAGATTCAATTGTCAGCCAAATTCTGCCAAATTCACCTAAGCGCCTATATGACCGAATTGTCATCATTCTAGAGGCAGCATAAGCTCCCAAAACACTGATAGGTGTTTCGGTCGTTTAGATAGGTCTTTTAATATTAGATCGTTCGAAAGGATAATAAAAGCTGAATCAGCTCCTCTGTAAATCTCGCTTATAGAATTTATGGCAATAGAATTGGATCATGCGATAGCGCGCTAAATCAATCTTAGATTGTGGGATTAATAATGTTTTTAGGACTACATATTTCAAAACCACAATGGCTTCAGTAAGATAAACTAGATAACTCATTCTAATAATATTCTTTGTATAATTCATTTTTAATGTACTATACAAAGCTCTTACGTTTTTTATGATTAATTCTTGATTGAAGTCAAGAGTTTTTTAAACGAGATAAGGTTTCTGGACTCATTCTTAAATAATTTGCAATGTGTCTATGTGGAACTTCCTGAAAAAGCTGCGGACTTCTTTTTAAAACTCTAAGATATCTTTCTTTCGGTGAGTTTGTTAGAATATCTATTTCCCGCTCAAACTGCTGGATGATAAGAGTTTCTAACATATTAACCCACATATCTCTATTAATTTGTATTTTTAAAAAGGTATTGATTTGGGATTTTGAAATTACTCGAACTACAGTTTTCTTTATAGCTTGTATAAATAGTTCCGAAGGAGTTTCTGTAATGAATGAGTCTAATAAAACTATAATATTGTCTTTGTATCCGAGCCTTATTGTTTGCTCTTGATAATCATCTAATACAAAAATTCTGACACTACCACTCACTATGTAGTATACATTGGTGTCTATACTTCCTTTAACTTTCAAAAACTCATTTCTCTCTACAGTAATTGTTTTTTCGGACAATTCAATGATTCCTTTCATGTTTACTTTAATTTATACCTTAAAAGAATTAGAATATTCGATTTTATTCCGACAATTATAAGTCAGCCTTGAGAATGTAAATTTGCAAAAATTAATGTAGTATGTGTGAGTGTCCCTAAAAAACAAAAAATGTAAAATTGGACAGAAATGCTTATGTAACCCTCACGAAACAATCTGACTCTCGCTTATTCTTGTCTTTTTCATTGGGTTGTTCTAAGTTGCGAATTTTTGCATTTCAAACTGTCCGACTTTTCGGGAGGGTTACAGAACTACCCAGCGAAAATTTTTAACGACATAAAATATGGTCAAAAGAAATTTCAAATATTCGCTACTTAATAAGCTTCCTTTTCTGTTTGTAAAAAAAATGTTGCAAAAATATTTTTTTTATACTGGGCTTTATGTAACTTGTAGTATATAACCTATTAAGTGAGGAGGAGCGAATTGAAATCACCAATTTTAGAGTTCGCAAAGTGAGGAGGCCGATTTATAAACTATCAAAGCTAAATTAAACAAACGAACATGAAACACACCTACACTCTTCGCTATCGCAAAAGTACTTAGTGTATTTTTTACATAATTTTCAATGATTGCCTAGCCAACACAATAGGGTGGGGTGGTATTCTATTGATTAAGTTATTCGGTATTTACCAAAATATCATAGCTAAACACGTGCTTTTCTTTATTTTAAAAGTTTTTTTTGTGATTATTAGGGTATAGTTTATTTAATAATATTTCGTCTATAACCATCACTTAATTCGAAAAAACACCAAAACAACTAATATATTAAACTATGGGAAAATCAATTAAATCCAATAGTAGCTTCTACACTCCTAAAAGCCTACTAAGAGGTGGTTTCCTGCTTTCCTTAGGACTATTGTCAATCAGCAATATGGCTGTTGCCGAAGGTCATCTATGGAATAGGATATCAACCCATCCACTCCAAGCAGTACAATCTACTGTAAAAGGTCGCGTACTAGATGCTATTACAAAGGAACCTATTGCTGGAGCTACTGTTAAAGTGGTCGGTAAATCGACTGCTACATCCACAGATGATGCTGGTAATTTTGAGATTAATGCTTCCGCGAATGATGTGCTAGAAGTTTCGTACATCGGATATCTGAAGGCCTCTTCTGTTGTTACATCGGTGTCTCAAAATTTGTCGATTGAATTGGGCGTTGACAAAACAACCTTCGAAGAAGTCATTGTAACCGGCTATGGTGCGCAACGCAAGAAGGATTTGACAGGTTCTGTTGCGGTCGTTAATGTCAACCAGTTAAAATCGCAACCCGCTGCCTCAGCTGTTGAAGCTTTACAGGGGCGTGCGACAGGGGTGCAGATCGTCAATGATGGCGCCCCAGGTTCTACTCCTCAAATCCGTATTCGCGGTTATAGTACGATCAATAACAACGAGCCACTATATGTGATCGATGGCGTTCCGTATGAAGGAAAGTTAAGCTGGTTCAACCAGAACGATATTGAGACGATGCAGGTATTGAAGGATGCTTCGGCGGCGTCCATTTATGGTGCGCGAGCGAATAATGGTGTTGTCATTATTACAACAAAATCAGGTAAAGCAGGCAAAACTTTAGTCAATGTCGACGCTTATGCTGGTGTCGGTGTACCGAATAGAGGGGCCTTTCCTAAAATGTTGAGCCCTCAACAAGTAGTGGATATGAAGAATACGTTGTTCGGAACGAATAGTGTTGTTCCTGAATATCTACTTGCCGGTGCGAAAAACAAGGACATTACCGCGTCAGACGTGGATATGTCGAAATACTATTATAATTTAAAAGATGCAAACAACTTCTACCAAATAACCAAAGCAAACAAAGAGGGGACAAAATGGTTCGATGAGCTTTCGCAAAATGCACCTATCCAGTCGTATCAAATTGGAGCAACAGGAGGTAGCGAAAATGCAACTTACGCCTTCTCAGGTGGCTATTTAGATCAAAAAGGAACGGTTATACATACAGGATTCAGGCGTTACAATGGACGGACAAACACTCAATTTTCTGCATTAAACAAGAAGCTTCGTTTCGGTGAAAATTTGCAATATAGCTATACTGAAGGCTATGGTTTCGGAGTTAACCCGAACACTGCTGGAGGATATATCGGTGAAGGATCGGTAATGGGATTTGCATATCGTGTTCAAAATGTTGTTCCCGTTTATGACGAAGGAGGGAACTTCGCGGGGACGAAAGGCGGATGGGGTAATGGTCAAAATCCTGTAGCCATGTCTTATCGTGCTAAAGATAATATGAATCGTCAAAACTTCTTCTTCGGTAACGCTTTTGCGGAATACGATGTAATTCAGGGTTTGACAGCTAGAACGAGCTTCGGTATCCGCTACGAAAACTACAACGGTGTGAGCTATAACTATCCAAATCCGGAATTTACTGAGGGTACATTCAACAATGGTATGAGTGAATATCACGGCTACACTACCGAATGGACTTGGACCAATACCTTAAACTACAAGCCAAACCTTGGTGAAGATCATAGCTTAAATGTTCTCGTTGGTACAGAAGCGATCAGCAATCGTAATCGAGGTATCAACGGTTCTAGGAATGGTTATTTCATTTTGAATAGTCTGGATTATTTCTACCTCGATGCTGGTAGTGCGAACATCAATAACGGCGGCTCTGGTTCGGTCGGGTCGATGTTTTCGCTTATGGGTAAGGCTGATTATTCTTACAAAGATCGCTATCTATTGAGCGCGACGGTTCGTCGTGATGGCTCGTCTAACTTCGGCGAGAACCATCTTTATGGGGTATTTCCAGGTATCAGTGGAGCGTGGCGTATTTCTGAAGAAGAATTTGCTCAGGGCGCAGAGTGGTTGAACGATTTGAAACTACGTGCGGGATACGGAGTAACGGGTAATCAACGCATCAGTGCTTACGAATACTTGGCACGTTATAGAGCGTCTTTGACACAATCATCTTATCCGATCAATAATGAAGTTGTCACAGGTATCTGGAAAAGCAACTACCAAAACCCTGATATAAAATGGGAACAAGTAAAATCATTGAACTTAGGTGTTGACTTTTCTGTACTTCAAGGCGATTTAGATGGTTCAATTGATTGGTATAATAAAGCAACCGAAGACATGTTATTCCGTGTCCCATTGCCTGCAACTTCGGTAGGTCGTGCGACTTCCCCTTACCAAAATATTGGAGAAATGCGCAATCGTGGTATTGAGGTAAGCTTAGGCTACCACTATGGACGTCGCCAAGAAAAGCCATTCACTCTTGATATCACGGGTACGATATCGACATACAAAAACGAGGTCGTATCATTAGCACCATCGATAACGCAGGTGAACTATGGAGCGTTCCGTAGTATGCAAACTTCCTTGTTGAAAACAGGCGAAGAGTTTGGTGCATTCTATGGTTATCAGGCGGATGGAGTTTATAATGACGACGCGGAGTTAACAGATTCGCCAACTTATCCAGGAGCACGCAAAGGCGGTGCAAAATACAAAGATATCAACGGAGATGGAAAGATTGATCCTTCCGACCGTACGATTATCGGAAGTCCGCACCCTGATTTTGTTTACTCATTAAATCTAGCGGCTACTTACAAAGACTTCGATCTCACTTTATTCTTCTACGGTTCTCAAGGTAATGATCTATATGAAGCGACACGTTATTTCACAGATTTCGGTGTGTTCAACGGTCAATATAGCGCGCGTTTATTAGACGCATGGAGCCCAAATAATACGAATAGCGAAGTGCCATCCATCATTAGTCAGGGCGATCTTAATGAAATGGAAGTTGCGACTTCATCGCTTTATATACAAGATGGTAGTTTCTTAAAGCTTAAAAACTTACAGATCGGTTATAATCTGAATACGACGAAGCTGTTTGGACAGAATACTTCTTTCAATAAAATGCGTATCTATTTTGGAGCGACAAATCTGTTCACGATTACGAAGTATACAGGTTTAGATCCGGAGATTTCAGCAACCCCATCCGATTATCCGGCATTAGGTGTCGACTTTGGGGTTTATCCGCAATCTAGACAGTACACATTGGGCGTAAGCTTAGGATTTTAAGATTGTTATTATTTCAAAAGAACAAATATTATGAAACGAAATAAATTATACACCTATTTAATTGTTGGCGCCTTAGCGATGAGTTCGTGCGGCAAAGAGTTCTTGCAGAAGCTGCCGCAGGGAGAGCTTTCAGAGCCACAGGTAGGAAATAAAGAAGGAGTAGAAGGTTCCTTGTTAGGAGCCTACAGTATATTAAATGGTAATGTAAGTGGAACCTGGGGCAATTATGCGTCTGCACCAAGCCAATGGCTATTTGGTGAGGTGGCTTCTGATAATGCACACAAAGGATCAGAAGGAGGAGACCAACCTTATATGGCCAATATTGAAAGCTATAAAGCAACTAGCGTTAATGATAACTTGAGTACGATGTGGCAAGTTTATTACGAAGGCATTTTGCGTTGTAATAATACATTGAAATTGCTTGCTGCGGATCAAAGTGGTGCGAAAGAAATCACCGAAGAGCGTGCAAAGCAAATTCAAGGCGAAACCAAGATGCTAAGAGCGCATTATTATTTCTACTTATGGCGAATCTTCAAAAAGATTCCATACCTCGATGAAAATACCACGGCGGATCAAGCTTTAACGATCGGTAATGATGTTGATGTGCTTCCTAAGATTGAGGAAGATTTACGCTTTGCCCTTGCCAACTTGAGCGAGGAAAAGTATAATAATGATGCTGGTCGCATGAATAAACGTGCTGCGCAGGCCTACCTTGGAAAGGTGCTTTTATACAATAAAAAGTATCCAGAGGCGCTAACCTTGTTCAATGCGGTTATGGCAGGAACAGATCTTTCCAGCATGCCATTTTGGAATAACTTTGATGTAACAAAAGAAAATGGCCCAGAAGCTCTCGTGGTTTCTAAACACGCTATCAGTTCTAACGGTAATCCGGAGAACGGAAATGTCGGCGATATGCTTTCAGGTTTGTCTGGAACTGCTCCAGTTAACTGTTGTGGATTTTATCAGCCTACTATTGATCTTGTGAATGCTTATAAGGTCGATGCAAATGGTTTACCGTTGTTAGACAACTACAGATCAAATCCTTATGTTTCGGATTTCGGTCTGCCAGAAATTCAAAAAGAAAATTATGAGTTAAACGTTGATTTAGCATTCGACCCTCGATTAGACTATACAGTTGGCCGTCGCGGTGTACAGTACCTTGATTGGGGTATTATGGCGGGCGACTCTTGGATTAGAGAGGTTGTAACCGGCGGTCCATTCGTAGGGATTAAAACAATGGTGCCTAAAACCTTATTTGGCGTTCAGACGGCTCCGGGTGAATATTATATTACGGGCTTGGATGTGAACATCATTCGTTTGGCTGATGTGTATTTGATGGCTGCAGAATGCGAAATCGAGGCCGGAAGCTTAGCGAACGCATTGAAGTTGGTTAATGCGGTTAGAGCGCGCGCAGCAACGCTAGCTCCGAAGAAAGCTGAATCCGGTGTCAACGCAGCAAAATATAACGTAAAACCTTACCCATCTTTCCCTGATAAGAATTTCGCGCTGAAAGCAGTGCGCTTCGAGCGTCGTTTAGAGTTAGCGATGGAAGGACATCGATTCTTCGACTTAGTAAGGTGGGGAATTGCAAAAACTACGCTGGAAAGCTATTCGGCGTTCGAGGGCGGTATCATTCCAACTTATAAAAACTTGGTGTTCAATACAAATAATGAGTATTGGCCGATTCCACAAGAAGAGCTCGATAGAAATAGTAATCTCAAGCCTAATTAATTGAAGAAACAGCCCAATAGGGTAGTCATGGTCGGAAGATTTATCTTCCGACTTTTTTGTTTTTTCTGTAATCAAATTTGCGAGTGATTCTCACTGATGGTCATTTTTTTTATCATTTAATTGGTCTGTGTTTGGTGTATTTGCGCGCTTGTTGTTGATTAACAGTTAGGTGTGGTGTTTCTGTGAGATTATGAAATATCTCTCGACGACGTTTTCATCTTTGTTCTTACAGCAATACTAAGCTATTTTCTTAATCTTACTTTCTACAATCACACGCATAGCTTAATCCAATTTAGAGTATTAATAAGTATTGTATCACCCTTAACTTCGAAGTCTTGAAAGCGATTTCAAGCTAATTTAAGCTGATGGATACAATTCTATCAAGCTATGCCTGATTCTCATCGATTAATAGATCAAGTACTTATAAACGAATGCATTCGAAGAAAAAATTATGGAATGTTTTTGTAAATTGGTTTTAAAGATTGTTGAAGCGTGTATTGGCTTTATTCA encodes:
- a CDS encoding RagB/SusD family nutrient uptake outer membrane protein, yielding MKRNKLYTYLIVGALAMSSCGKEFLQKLPQGELSEPQVGNKEGVEGSLLGAYSILNGNVSGTWGNYASAPSQWLFGEVASDNAHKGSEGGDQPYMANIESYKATSVNDNLSTMWQVYYEGILRCNNTLKLLAADQSGAKEITEERAKQIQGETKMLRAHYYFYLWRIFKKIPYLDENTTADQALTIGNDVDVLPKIEEDLRFALANLSEEKYNNDAGRMNKRAAQAYLGKVLLYNKKYPEALTLFNAVMAGTDLSSMPFWNNFDVTKENGPEALVVSKHAISSNGNPENGNVGDMLSGLSGTAPVNCCGFYQPTIDLVNAYKVDANGLPLLDNYRSNPYVSDFGLPEIQKENYELNVDLAFDPRLDYTVGRRGVQYLDWGIMAGDSWIREVVTGGPFVGIKTMVPKTLFGVQTAPGEYYITGLDVNIIRLADVYLMAAECEIEAGSLANALKLVNAVRARAATLAPKKAESGVNAAKYNVKPYPSFPDKNFALKAVRFERRLELAMEGHRFFDLVRWGIAKTTLESYSAFEGGIIPTYKNLVFNTNNEYWPIPQEELDRNSNLKPN